GAATGGgttggtggcggtggtggtggtggtggttctGACACTGGAGTGGGACAACCGCCGGTTGGAGGTGGTGGGGGGTTATGCCATATTGGCTCATTTGGTGGAGGTGGAGGGGTTCCATATTGATgcaatggtggtggtggtggtggtggtggagtgTAAGGTTGATGACTTGGTGCTGGGACTTCAgcttgtggtggtggtggcggtggcggtgatGTGTAATGGTAGTGTTGAGGGGGTGGCGGTGGTGGTGAAGTGTGACCATAGTTATGACTTGGTGGAGGTGGTGAAGTGTGACCATAGTCATGacttggtggtggtggtggagtttGACCGTAGTCATggcttggtggtggtggtggaggtgaagTGTGACCGTAGTCATGACTTGGTGGTGggggtggaggtggtggtgaaGTGTGACCATAATGATGACTTGGTGAAGGGGCTTCAGCTGAATGCTGAGGAGGTGGAGGTGAATGTTTAGGCCCATATGcaactggtggtggtggtgagacAGGTTGATAGGTAGGTGGTTTGACACCAATAGCTGGTGGTTGTGCAGGCACAGTTGGAGGTGATGGTGGTGTCAAAGGTGGATAGGTTGGAGGAAAGACAGGAACAGTTGGTGGGTGTGATGGTACATTTGATgaatgtggtggtggtggtggtgggaggTATGTCCTTGGTGATTCCCTATGAGTAGGAGGTGGTGGTGATGACTTTTTGGGAGGAGATGGTGTTGGTGAAATGTGTGATGGTGGAGGTGGAGGGTGTGATCTATAGGTAGGTGAAGACTCTGATGTTGGTGGTGGAGGTGTATGAATAGGACTAACACCTGGCCTTGGTGAATGGCctccaccgccaccgccaccgccgccGCCACCGCATTTGAGCTTTCTACAATCAACAGGGCGAGCAGCTTCTGAAGAACATTCTCGTGAAGAACGTTGATCAATCTTGCCAGGAATGCAATTCTTTTTACCATTGGCTATACCTCTTCCTGATATAGCAGCACAAGATGGAGCTTCTCCAgtgaaataattgaaagaatagGTGAAGTTTTGCAACTTAGGCAACTGGCACACACTCTTTGGTATAACACCCGTGAAGCTGTTGTGAGCTACGTCAAGTTGCTCCAAGCTCTTCATGTTTCCAATACTTGAAGGCAATGAGCCTTGTAAATGATTGAAGCTCACATCAAACACAGTAAGCTTCCTAAGAAGCCCAATCTCTGGAGGCAAACACCCAGTGAGATTGTCATTCAAGAGAATAATCTCATTGAGAGTTTTTTCCATCTTTCCAATACTGCCTGGTATACACCCACCAAGGTTGTTGTTGGCAAAGACCAACACTGAAACTGGTGAGTTACCAAGATTCTCTGGGATGCCAAATCTGAACCTGTTGTCATTGAGAAAGATAGCATCAAGATCCTTGTCAAAGAGTTGGGAAGGGACAGAGCCTTCAAACTCATTGAAACGAAGGTCCAAGTATTTGAGCGTTGGCAAAGACAAGACAACATGTGGAAACTTTCCCACAAAGCGATTG
This portion of the Castanea sativa cultivar Marrone di Chiusa Pesio chromosome 7, ASM4071231v1 genome encodes:
- the LOC142643484 gene encoding leucine-rich repeat extensin-like protein 7, translated to MSHPSSLTSFLLLFLLASTFLCQICSAADEDDEQGLAVTVDPNLRFENPSLRQAYIALQAWKSAIYSDPLNFTANWVGSKVCSYKGVYCAPSPTNDSHRVVAGIDLNHADIAGYLPPELGLLTDLALFHLNSNRFCGVVPKTFSRLKLLYELDISNNRFVGKFPHVVLSLPTLKYLDLRFNEFEGSVPSQLFDKDLDAIFLNDNRFRFGIPENLGNSPVSVLVFANNNLGGCIPGSIGKMEKTLNEIILLNDNLTGCLPPEIGLLRKLTVFDVSFNHLQGSLPSSIGNMKSLEQLDVAHNSFTGVIPKSVCQLPKLQNFTYSFNYFTGEAPSCAAISGRGIANGKKNCIPGKIDQRSSRECSSEAARPVDCRKLKCGGGGGGGGGGGHSPRPGVSPIHTPPPPTSESSPTYRSHPPPPPSHISPTPSPPKKSSPPPPTHRESPRTYLPPPPPPHSSNVPSHPPTVPVFPPTYPPLTPPSPPTVPAQPPAIGVKPPTYQPVSPPPPVAYGPKHSPPPPQHSAEAPSPSHHYGHTSPPPPPPPPSHDYGHTSPPPPPPSHDYGQTPPPPPSHDYGHTSPPPPSHNYGHTSPPPPPPQHYHYTSPPPPPPPQAEVPAPSHQPYTPPPPPPPPLHQYGTPPPPPNEPIWHNPPPPPTGGCPTPVSEPPPPPPPPTHSKPHPPPHQTPPSPPPDNTPLPPIRGVSYASPPPPVIPYY